The sequence below is a genomic window from Lytechinus variegatus isolate NC3 chromosome 3, Lvar_3.0, whole genome shotgun sequence.
AAACCAGATTTGCTCCCATACTTGCCAACTGTCCCGTTTTTCCGAAGTATACCCCACTGACATATTTTGTTATTCCATGTATTTTACATGTAGGTGGCTCTCCCTTGGAATTGCTCCTGAGAGACTCCTTGAAAACTGGAAGCCCCTTACTGAATTCTTTCAGACTGAGGCAGGAACAGCAAAACCACCAGCAAAGgtcaacaaaaaaagagaattgtCACCCTCACCCACTACTAGTGAAAATCCACAGAAGAAACTGAAAGTTAGTTGAGAAGTTAACTGAGAAGTGGGAAGGACACTTTCAGCTCTGACACTTCAACTGCAGTGaacacatctacatgtatggctGTAAGTAAAACTGCCCAACCTGCAgcttctacatgtacaagtgtACCAACTCTGCAGACCAAGACTAGTGGGAAGGATACTATCAGCTCTGACACTTCCACTCCAGTGAACTCACATGTCTGTACATCTGTAAGCAAAACTGCCCAACCTGCAGCTTCTACATGTACTCTGCAAAAAGTGTAACGACTGTACAGAACAAGACGTCTACTACATGCACAGGTAGCAAACCACTCCATCATGGTAGTACTTCTGGGAAAACAGATCCCTGTAGTAGTACACTTAGTGCAACTCACAGAGAATTAGACATTAGCAGATATTTCTTCAGTCAACAAAAACTTAGTAAGAAACACAAACTCACAGACAACGTAGTGAAAGTAAACCTACCAAGGGAAAGGACAGGTCTTCCTCAAGTTCTAGAATGCAAACCAAGGATGctgcaaagaaaataaatgattggaAGAAAACGACAAAGGCTCCGAAGAAGTCCAAGGACGATCAAAAGAAATTGAAGGAAAATCCAAAGAAAGCGAAGAATGTTCCTAAGAAAGCACAAGTGGCTACAAGGAAATCCAAAGTTGTGCTGGTTTATGAACAGTTAGTTGACCCAAACTGCAAACTTGAAGCCCTATTCCTCAAGTCTGTCCTGCCAATCTTTGAAGAAACCAATGAAGTTGTTGTTCTTGTtctttatacattttttcagagtttattttcagaattgATATGTTCTGCATGATTATTGTCAAATTGAGACAGTTCATTTTCTCACCTGcatgaatttatttaaaatgttctCTTGATGATTCATTCCATGTTCATGTTTTAgatttttaaatacaaaattaaaattaagaGAAAACAATTCCTGAAAATTTTTTGAGGTGTTAATATTAATAAGCTTACAAGTGGAAATGTGAACAAATTTGGGTCAAGAATCTTAAAACTAAATCTTAACGACACATAAGTGTATGCTTGTATATATGTAGTAAACCTTATATACAAAATCTAcatttttctctcattctttattgGCCTGTTATTTTTATAGTCCAGCTTTAATGAATATATGATTCCAGGGTGTGTCTGTAAACAGTGTGTATTGATATCAGAGAGGTATGCTTTTGTAATAAGGAgaaaaccggggggggggggggaactagTGACTTCATCTTCAGCTTTATTTTTCCAGAGGTCCAATTCTGTTCAGAGTTTCACTTATCAATGTTTAACATGAAAGTTATTTCACACATGGATTTTTGTTTCCTGTATTACCCATAGAGGTACATGGCTTTACATGAGTTTAAATTAATCAGCTTTCACTCGTCAAAATGGcaacaattatttattttataaccTCATACATGgtctgaaaaaataaattttggatATAACACTAgtcaaaacaaattattcttatgaaatTTTTAGAAAAAGTTGCCAACTTGTATTTATAATAGTGATTACATGTTTTCATTGATGTTGCCAATTTAGAGAGCGTGATGAAAGAGCTCAACATCTGGTATTGAAAgtggtatcaaattgttcagtatatttttctctttctgatCATATATCATGTGTACTAGCTAATAGTCAGGATTAAAAGAAACTGCAAAAGTTTCTCCTTTAGGAGAGACTGTACCTCTATGGGTTAACTTGTTGatgaaaaatttcaaatattaaacTAATATGTTCTGTACTAACTTTGCATTTATTTGACATTCACTCTCCAGATTCATCATGTTCCTAGGTGAAGCAGGAGTTCCATTTTGTTAAGTAATtattgtttcattcattttatagaAACAGTAAGAGTTCAGacactttcttttatttttgtgtgtttttggtcatgatacatgtagtataagCCAGTACTCCAGAGGAGTCCTACTAAGTAACCCCATAGTATTGATACAAGAAACATTcatatgaaaaattaatttcaaattatattctgCTGTTCATTTCATGACAGATATTATTCGCTAGTCtacatgaaattgaaatgctGTATTATCTTCTCTTTACATTATTCCCACAGCTATTCCAGAGAGATGAACCCCTTATTCACAGAATGCATGGGATCCTTGTGAATCAGCTATCTAGGCTTCTCTGCAGATTCATCAAACCTGATGTCATTCACCAAGCTGAGAACATTACCAAACTAGATCTGTCTAATGAAAAGTTCCACAAGAACAACAGTGAAATTCAGATTGGCTTTGAGTGCAAGCAATACCTGGAAGCAAATGAGGAATCCTTGCAAGTGAAGCAATTTTTCCAGTCTGTGAAGAAGTTTTACATTGATTCTGCAACATACATGGTACAACACTATCCATTCAATGAGGATCTTCTCTTAAATGCTGAGGTGGTAGACATTACCAAGAGATGTTCATCAAAGTTCAGCTCTCTTGAATATTTTGTATCAAGGTTCAAATTGCTGTCATCTGAGCAAATGGATCAGCTTCAAGAGGAATTCAATTTGTTCCAAATAGATGACTCAGTGGAAGAGTGCACAAAAGACGTACAGAGAATAGACCAGAAATGGCACACCATCAGCAAGATAGTTGACATGTCTCGCAACAAGAAGAAATATGAGCTGCTTTCTCATGTCATGAAGTGTATCATGGTTATCTTCCATAGCAACTCTGATGCTGAAAGAGTGTTCTCAATGGTggacaaaatcaaaacaaagcaACGAGGAAAAATGAGCACAAAAACAATGAGTGCACTTTTGATACATAAGCTGAGCATGCTCAACAGAAACCTAAAATGCAGCACTACTCAATATAGTAATGCTGTACTGAAAGCTGCAAAGAGTATATTTAGCACTTAATGCAGAATCTCCTGCATGCCCTTCCAAAGGGTCACCATAACTATTCAGTAACCAAGGAGTTCTCAGGGTTACCCCAACAAGGCTTACAAGCAGCCCATGTTATGAAGAagttcatttacatgtaatttggtATGTTTAAGGGCATGGTTGTGGTGATATCACTGAAATGtctttattaatatttcaatttatttgttttcactgAAAATAAAGACAACTGAAAGAAAGCATATTTTGAAACTGTTCAATTTTGCAAAgtgattttatcaattttcatacattgtatttgttattagattaaacaaaaaaaaagtacaaatcaAATCCAAAATCTAAAGCAGTTTCTCAACACCAGTCAGGTGTAGGAGGTGATGCAATATTGCTGACActtgtataatttttcttcTACAGGTATTATGTTGTTGGAAATCAACTTTGGAGATGCTGGAAGATTTCAGGTCTCCAGTGGTCTTTGATAAGTTGTTTCTCCATGTGTGTAGAGTGTCtattaatttatatattatgtGATTCTGGTATCATTTTAAGCATCTAATGGCCCTCCATAGTGCTATTTTTCTTTCAGCTTCAAGGGGGCAACGCCCCCTTGAGACCCCAATTGGGGCGCTGCCCCTGAACCAAGTCGGGAGCCTAAGCGGCCCCCTGGACCCCCGGCCAAATTTGTCCCTCTTTTTAGATTTCAAATGTTGGCAAGTATGTGCTCCTACCGAATGTCTTTGATCTTCTTACGCTTCTATCTTCGTActaggacaagtccaccccaacaaaaagatgatttgaataaaaagaaaaaaaatccaacaagcataacactgaaattttcatcaaactcggatgtaaaataagaaagttaagacattttaaaatttcgcttaataatatcacaaaacagttatatgcacatcccgatCGGTATGCacatgaggaactgatgacaccactcattcactatttcctttgtattttattacatgaaatattaaatattctaattttctcctcattatcctgtgaaaaaaaaaaattctccctg
It includes:
- the LOC121410616 gene encoding uncharacterized protein LOC121410616: MYSAKSVTTVQNKTSTTCTGSKPLHHGSTSGKTDPCSSTLSATHRELDISRYFFSQQKLSKKHKLTDNVVKVNLPRERTAKNVPKKAQVATRKSKVVLVYEQLVDPNCKLEALFLKSVLPIFEETNEIHHVPR